The genomic DNA GATAAACACTGCTGTATTCAGCTATTTCAAATCCGTGCAGGTAAGTTGGTAGGTCGTTTGGGCTTTTTTGCCGATGCTCGTTCTGGTACGCCAGGAGCAATTTTACAACGGGTATTAGAAGAACATTACACTACCGTTGAAGCTGTCGAAATTCCCACCGAGATCTTAGTGCAGCATGAATTACCCGAACCTGAGATTCTTACCGACTGGTTGAGTACCACCAAGGCGCGCAAGGTAAGCTTAATTAATCCTCAAAGACAGACGAAGGCAGAACTGATTGAAATGGTGGAACGCAACGCCAACTTTGAATTGGAGCGTACCCAACGGGTGAGCGATCGCAATACTCAGGCATTACAAGATTTAGCGACTATTCTCGATCTGCCCGAACTGCCCAAGCGGATTGAAGGATACGACATTTCCCATATTCAGGGTTCTAATGCCGTGGCTTCTCAGGTAGTGTTTGTCGATGGTGTTCCTGCCAAACAACATTATCGCCATTACAAAATTAAAAATCCTGATGTCCAAATTGGGCATTCCGATGATTTTGCCAGCATGGCAGAAGTAATTGGTCGTCGTTTTCGCAAGTATCAGCGTAGCGCAGCCGAACAGAATATTCCTTGGTTGGAGTTCAAACACCAAGTGGGCGAACAGCAAGACTTCCCCGATTTAATCATGATTGACGGTGGTAAAGGACAACTATCTTCTGTCGTCACGATTTTACAAGATTTAGATTTACTAGATGTAGTCAAGGTGGTAAGTTTAGCTAAGAAAAGAGAAGAAATCTTTTTACCAGGAGAGTCCATACCCTTGGAAACAGAAGCAGAACAGCCAGGAGTACAACTACTAAGAAGAGTTCGTGACGAATCCCACCGCTTTGCCGTTAGCTTTCACCGTCAACAAAGACTAACCAGCAGCAGGCGATCGCGTTTAGCCGACATTTCTGGCTTGGGCTTTCAGCGTCAAAAGCAACTCCTGGGTCATTTTCACTCTATTGACTATATCCGCGAGGCGACGGTAGCCAAACTGACGGAAGCGCCTGGGATTGGGCCAGGTTTGGCACAGGAAATCTATAATTATTTTCATCCCAATCAAGTCAGTGATAGCTCTAGTTGAACCAAGTGAAGTTCTAAATAGAAATAGAATTAGTATATGACGTTGAGGGAGAGGAAATTATGAGTCATCAGCCAAGAAATTGTGCATCACTAATTTTTAAAGGAGATGCTGATGTAACCAAACAATATTCTCTACCTCTTACGGGCATAATAGTCATTGGTCGTTCTCCAGATTGTCAGATTGTTCTAGATCCGTTTAAATTTATTACCGTATCTCGTCGCCACGCACAGATTAAGCGAGTAGGTTCTCACTGGGAAATCGAGGATCTTGGTGCTACTAACGGCACTTTAGTTAATGATTTAACAATTAAAGGTCGGCAAAAATTACAGTCAGG from Pleurocapsa minor HA4230-MV1 includes the following:
- the uvrC gene encoding excinuclease ABC subunit UvrC, translated to MSVAIEIKSLLKQPELLEARLQEIPPEPGVYFMRSSNGDILYIGKSKKLRARVRSYFRQAQKLSDRIAMMVRQVAEIEFIVTDTEAEALALEANLIKQHQPHYNVLLKDDKKYPYVCITWSEDYPRIFITRKRRATQKRDRYYGPYVDTRLLRYTLHIIKRVFPLRQRRQPLFKDRPCLNYDLGRCPGVCQSLITPEDYKKIVQKVAMVFQGRSDELVASLQAKMDKAVERLDFEKAAQYRDQIKALHSLNAEQKVALPDDTVSRDAIALAADDKHCCIQLFQIRAGKLVGRLGFFADARSGTPGAILQRVLEEHYTTVEAVEIPTEILVQHELPEPEILTDWLSTTKARKVSLINPQRQTKAELIEMVERNANFELERTQRVSDRNTQALQDLATILDLPELPKRIEGYDISHIQGSNAVASQVVFVDGVPAKQHYRHYKIKNPDVQIGHSDDFASMAEVIGRRFRKYQRSAAEQNIPWLEFKHQVGEQQDFPDLIMIDGGKGQLSSVVTILQDLDLLDVVKVVSLAKKREEIFLPGESIPLETEAEQPGVQLLRRVRDESHRFAVSFHRQQRLTSSRRSRLADISGLGFQRQKQLLGHFHSIDYIREATVAKLTEAPGIGPGLAQEIYNYFHPNQVSDSSS